From the genome of Natranaerovirga pectinivora, one region includes:
- a CDS encoding polysaccharide deacetylase family protein, with protein sequence MRKQNIFFAIVLVIIVFSFPTFASDDHLFYEPLDVEDLQVIVNTDPSLVLYLNKHIAYLDNEVVYIDSSNSNITPLLIEDVTFVPIRFISESLGGKINWFGDISTAVLEKNGKVISIPVNEMHIIIDGEKVELEMASLMIEGRLYVPLDVISDAFDMNVFSYNDLIVITKENSAMVLPRDLDIVEQRFDSYLLKDVKIPILMYHHFDEVVSRYLRSTTVTPDLFEEHLISLKAHGYNSITFMDLYDFIHNDKKLPDNPFILTIDDGYLSNYIYAYPLLEKYETKATIFVVTSSRGQTPGIFPHFTWEQAKEMEDSGWIEIHNHGLHHNHHTQMSDEDLIESILLSTADIEKHLGERALKVFAYPEGNHNKGTIDILLDLGYDVQLTRGNELTDKGSDLFDLARFNITYTMSGEMLIDMIEGMK encoded by the coding sequence TTGAGAAAACAGAATATTTTTTTTGCTATTGTTTTAGTTATTATAGTTTTTTCATTTCCTACTTTTGCATCAGATGATCATCTTTTCTATGAACCCTTAGATGTTGAAGACTTACAAGTTATTGTTAATACAGATCCTTCACTTGTGTTGTATCTTAATAAGCATATTGCCTATTTAGACAATGAAGTTGTGTATATTGATAGTAGTAATTCTAATATTACGCCCTTATTAATAGAAGATGTTACATTCGTACCCATTCGTTTTATAAGTGAAAGCTTAGGGGGTAAAATAAATTGGTTTGGTGATATTTCTACTGCTGTTTTGGAAAAAAATGGTAAAGTAATAAGCATTCCAGTTAATGAAATGCACATTATAATTGATGGTGAGAAAGTCGAACTGGAAATGGCTTCATTAATGATTGAAGGAAGACTTTATGTGCCTTTAGATGTTATTTCTGATGCCTTTGATATGAATGTGTTTTCTTATAATGATTTGATTGTTATTACAAAAGAAAATAGTGCAATGGTTCTTCCTAGGGACTTAGATATTGTTGAACAACGTTTTGATTCTTATTTATTAAAGGATGTTAAGATTCCCATATTAATGTATCACCATTTTGATGAGGTTGTTTCTAGATATTTGCGCAGTACTACTGTTACCCCTGATTTGTTTGAAGAACATTTAATCTCGTTAAAAGCGCATGGCTATAATAGCATCACTTTTATGGATTTATATGACTTTATCCATAATGATAAGAAGCTTCCTGATAATCCATTTATCCTGACAATAGACGATGGGTATCTTAGCAATTATATTTATGCTTATCCTCTTCTTGAGAAATACGAAACGAAGGCTACTATTTTTGTTGTTACTTCTTCTAGAGGACAAACACCTGGTATTTTTCCACATTTTACTTGGGAACAAGCTAAGGAAATGGAAGACAGTGGCTGGATAGAAATTCATAATCACGGCCTACATCATAATCATCATACTCAGATGAGCGATGAAGACTTGATTGAAAGTATATTATTGTCTACAGCTGATATTGAGAAACATTTAGGTGAAAGGGCTCTTAAAGTTTTTGCCTATCCAGAGGGGAATCATAATAAAGGTACGATTGATATTTTGTTAGATCTTGGTTATGACGTTCAGCTAACCCGTGGCAATGAACTTACGGATAAAGGGTCTGATTTATTTGATCTGGCCCGTTTTAATATTACATACACTATGAGTGGTGAAATGCTTATAGATATGATAGAAGGTATGAAATAG
- a CDS encoding response regulator transcription factor, whose product MNPILIVEDDKTIALGIQYALKQEGYNTTVCHDYQSAKEIIENNNYILIILDITLPDGNGFDLCNSIRTKKETPVIFLTACDDEVNVVMGLDMGADDYITKPFRVRELISRIKSVLRRYNKHHTNTSEIKIGNITINTKEAKVKKDNEDIILTAMEYKLLLTLANNEGQILTRNQILEGIWDVAGDFVNDNTLTVYIKRLREKIEEDPQNPKIIKTIRGLGYKVGGKDELH is encoded by the coding sequence ATGAACCCTATTCTAATCGTAGAAGACGACAAAACCATAGCCCTAGGCATCCAATACGCCCTAAAACAAGAAGGCTATAACACAACTGTTTGCCATGATTATCAAAGTGCCAAAGAAATTATTGAAAACAACAACTATATATTAATCATCCTAGACATCACCCTACCAGATGGCAATGGCTTTGATTTATGCAATAGCATTAGAACAAAAAAAGAAACACCCGTTATATTCCTAACAGCATGTGACGACGAAGTCAATGTGGTAATGGGTCTAGACATGGGGGCTGACGATTACATCACAAAACCCTTTAGAGTAAGAGAACTTATATCTAGAATAAAAAGTGTCTTAAGAAGATACAACAAACACCATACAAACACTTCAGAAATTAAGATAGGCAACATTACCATTAACACAAAAGAAGCCAAAGTAAAAAAAGACAATGAAGATATTATACTAACAGCAATGGAATACAAACTCCTTCTAACCCTAGCCAACAACGAAGGGCAAATCCTAACAAGAAATCAAATATTAGAAGGCATATGGGATGTAGCAGGAGACTTTGTTAACGACAACACCCTAACAGTATACATAAAAAGACTCAGAGAAAAAATAGAAGAAGACCCACAAAATCCAAAAATCATCAAAACCATAAGGGGTCTAGGCTATAAGGTTGGTGGCAAAGATGAACTTCACTAA